TCTCTGCTTTTGCAGAGGCATTGCGGCAAGCATTACATCTCCAGTCCACCGGTGCAATTGCTACCAGTATTACTAACAATGATGATTCTACCGTGGTGCGTACTCCGCCTCCGCTAACGGGCAACGATATTCATACCTCGATTGCAATCAGCGCAGCAGAAGCGCAGACCGGTACGCAACGCGTACTCAATTTTGCGGATGGAAGGCAAGCGAACGTCGTGATACCGCCGGGAGCATATCATGGACAAATACTGCGCCTGGAGGGTCAGGGCCGGCCATCTCCTTATGGAGGGCCAGCCGGGGCCTTGCTGATCTCTATCATTATCGCAGGAGCACAAACGATTCCTACTATACCAGGACAGGATGATCTTGCGCCAACGGTAGCTGCAGCGCCTCTAACTCCTCCGCCTCCACCTCCCATTTCTCCGGTCGAGGCCTCATACACAAGTCAACAGCGTCAGGGCGTGCCTATGAGTATAATAATCCTGCTGGTTGTGTTCGCACTTCTGGCAGGACTTGGAGGTGGTGGATTCCTCTATTTCAGCAGAGCAAACTTGTCGAATACAAATCAGATCAATACAGGCTCAACAAATCCAGAGACTACACCGTCGCACCCACAAAACACTGTCACTACGGGCACCACCCCTCAAGGTCAACCCGATGCAACGGCGACTACTCCAACCAATAGTGGGCCAGCAAACCCGTATACGCAGGGCGGCACGCTGGTACTGAATGACCCACTGACGCGAAATAACTACGGTTGGGATACCGGCACAAATAGCAATAACGCTGTGTGCCAGTTCACTTCACAGGGCCTTGAAGTCATCCAACCAAAACAGGGATATTTCCATGGCTGTATCGCGAAGAGTACCAATTTTAGTAACTTCGCTTATGAGGTGCAGGTAAACATGATCTCGGGCGATTATGTTGGCATCATCTTCTGCGCCAATAAAGCGCAAGGAAACTATTATTTCTTCTATATCAAGCCGAATGGCGATTATGCGCTTCAAATTTATAGCGGGGACAAGGCTCAACGCACGATAACGTCAGGTACCAGTTCAGCAATAACGACGGGCCTGCCCGCGACCAATGTGCTGGCTGTTGTGGTACAAAATGGGAGCATCCGTTTGTACGTGAATCAAACCGATATCGCGAATATCAGTAATACCCTCTACCCATCTGGACAAATCGGTGTTTTCAGTGGCAATGACACAGATATTGCCGATGCCGTGTTTAGTAATGCCCGCGTCTGGCAGTTGTAATTATCAGGAGGAACCTACTGCGATACCCCCCTCAATGGTATACATGGCTTCGTTGAAATAGCCTCCAGATGGCGCGGTTGCAAGGGCAAAAATAGGAAAGGCCCGGCCATTGCAAAAAGCTGTTGCGATGTAATCGCCGACTTTGTTGTTGCCCTGCGCAACCCAGGAGCCAGGGATAGGACCGCCCAGCCGTATTTTGCTACTCCAGGTGTTGCCTCCATCAATTGACGAGACAAAACCAACGGAGAGGGCGCAATTGTTGTGACAAGCGGCGGGGTAATAATAGAAGGTGAGGCCCAGGTGTGCCCCGGCGCCGGAAGTTGCCGGATCAATGCCGAAGCCTGAAACGTAATAATTAATGCCGCTTCCTACAGGTGCAATAGGGATGCGTCGCACCGGCGACCAGGAGATACCATTGGATG
This window of the Ktedonobacteraceae bacterium genome carries:
- a CDS encoding protein kinase, which translates into the protein MALEGMQLGRYRILSLIGSGNMGEVYLAEDTLLNRQVAIKLIRTEGSSYPNPEAVKESERLFQREAKAIAALDHPNILPLYDYGEQIVNGAPTTYMVMPLRKDGSFATWLQQRGTSNLLSFEEVGYFVRHAADALQHAHNHQVTHQDVKPSNFLIQRNEQANSLPNLQLGDFGIAKFTTGTAGASRTIRGTPAYMAPEQWMGNPAQASDQYALAIMAYDLLTGRLPFQGTLANLMYQHFQEQPRPPSQLNPKLPPEVDAVFNVALAKQPEARFKSVSAFAEALRQALHLQSTGAIATSITNNDDSTVVRTPPPLTGNDIHTSIAISAAEAQTGTQRVLNFADGRQANVVIPPGAYHGQILRLEGQGRPSPYGGPAGALLISIIIAGAQTIPTIPGQDDLAPTVAAAPLTPPPPPPISPVEASYTSQQRQGVPMSIIILLVVFALLAGLGGGGFLYFSRANLSNTNQINTGSTNPETTPSHPQNTVTTGTTPQGQPDATATTPTNSGPANPYTQGGTLVLNDPLTRNNYGWDTGTNSNNAVCQFTSQGLEVIQPKQGYFHGCIAKSTNFSNFAYEVQVNMISGDYVGIIFCANKAQGNYYFFYIKPNGDYALQIYSGDKAQRTITSGTSSAITTGLPATNVLAVVVQNGSIRLYVNQTDIANISNTLYPSGQIGVFSGNDTDIADAVFSNARVWQL